A window of the Spirochaetales bacterium genome harbors these coding sequences:
- a CDS encoding DUF4037 domain-containing protein encodes MKPKVDAIINECKTILERLENVETILLGEAAEIEVYDPNFIIDMDVFYQGELPPAAGRAELFGNPPVFETSPVNPVDRFLDRDLPVIIYYKELTRVDHIFRRIEEQKWIFRKETTNMLYRLKHGQVLFGRKGWIDEIRKHFDTMPLSFWKNIIDSCMFLIEHYLREINVSIFTENYLLYQNALSCFIESVCSCVFALNRQFEPSPRVLYERLCSLDILPEEFLNRFEILFNPKKGFSPERKGEVATLIAKSLIPMRLE; translated from the coding sequence GTGAAACCAAAAGTCGATGCCATTATCAATGAATGCAAGACAATACTCGAAAGACTCGAGAATGTCGAAACTATCCTTCTGGGTGAAGCGGCGGAGATCGAGGTCTATGATCCCAATTTCATTATCGATATGGATGTTTTTTACCAGGGGGAACTCCCCCCTGCCGCCGGAAGGGCGGAACTGTTTGGAAATCCTCCGGTTTTTGAAACATCCCCGGTCAATCCCGTGGACAGGTTTCTCGATCGAGATTTACCGGTTATTATCTATTATAAAGAGCTAACCCGTGTCGATCATATTTTCAGGCGGATAGAGGAACAAAAGTGGATATTCCGTAAAGAGACGACCAATATGCTCTACCGGCTCAAGCACGGGCAGGTGTTGTTCGGCAGAAAGGGCTGGATCGATGAAATCAGGAAACATTTTGACACTATGCCTTTGAGTTTCTGGAAGAATATCATAGACTCCTGTATGTTCCTTATCGAACATTATCTTCGCGAGATCAATGTGTCGATTTTTACGGAAAACTATCTCCTTTACCAGAACGCACTCTCCTGTTTTATCGAGAGTGTCTGCAGTTGTGTTTTCGCATTGAACAGGCAGTTCGAGCCCTCACCGCGGGTACTCTACGAACGCCTTTGTTCGCTCGACATTCTTCCCGAAGAGTTTCTCAACAGGTTCGAGATACTTTTCAATCCCAAGAAGGGGTTTTCTCCGGAACGTAAAGGGGAGGTGGCGACATTAATCGCGAAGAGTCTTATCCCCATGCGGCTTGAATAA